The Saccharopolyspora gloriosae genome window below encodes:
- a CDS encoding cupin domain-containing protein: MARRDDHPLEIATWAKNSITDDHTDLRVDHGGLDVPLHGTVSATGRELATNGEIGADLIRLPAGQGFVPHTHPGHHVLTVVAGVGTITYGGRIHETQAGQTFLVEGSIPHAVGAITDHLIVAVGAPHKRIDSSDRMTPVPYEEIIADDGDLTCLLCDKTAGAPRYLHSLDCPHCPCRECAGLPD, from the coding sequence ATGGCACGGCGCGACGACCACCCCCTGGAGATCGCCACCTGGGCGAAGAACTCCATCACCGACGACCACACCGACCTCCGCGTCGACCACGGCGGGCTCGACGTCCCGCTGCACGGCACCGTCTCGGCCACCGGACGCGAACTCGCCACCAACGGCGAGATCGGCGCCGACCTCATCCGGTTACCCGCAGGCCAAGGATTCGTGCCCCACACCCACCCCGGCCACCACGTGCTCACCGTGGTCGCCGGAGTCGGCACCATCACCTACGGCGGCCGGATCCACGAAACGCAAGCAGGGCAGACCTTCCTCGTCGAAGGCTCCATCCCGCACGCGGTGGGAGCCATCACCGACCACCTCATCGTCGCCGTCGGCGCCCCGCACAAGCGCATCGACTCCAGCGACCGCATGACCCCCGTGCCCTACGAGGAGATCATCGCCGACGACGGCGACCTCACCTGCCTGCTGTGCGACAAGACCGCAGGCGCACCGCGCTACCTGCACTCCCTGGACTGTCCCCACTGCCCTTGTCGCGAGTGCGCTGGGTTGCCTGATTGA
- a CDS encoding class I adenylate-forming enzyme family protein translates to MSYLPELAALPAGARVVIRLPNGPELASALLACFDRELVAVPLAPRGTDPAEIVRRVRASAVVEQVGGEVEARATGLPLEHPDAAGLAFIMFTSGSTGRPKGVRLSRRAVLGNAAKTAVLHGISPDRPHGTCLPLYHCNALVMSLLGTHQTGAPLVLHSRFDPAGYFAALAAGGARTASIVPALLADLLDAAPDWPPELDYLITAAAPLTGDLVRRFHRTYGPRLRQGYGLTEAVNFSFTTPLLDAAGFSAQYLDRFPPVGQALPDTELRLESGEVQIRTPDLMDGYWEDPAATAEAVTDDGWLRTGDLGELRDGLLVLHGRTKERINRGGEKHYPLEVERGWRADGLTGRFAAVGVAEPALGQEIGLVTDDAEVGAVQDLCERTALRPAALRFGGYRATATGKPQRSKMGATLAARRLAPGRYERLLQHAAVAARRMHAAAPGTDELAALAALAPPTATAEDDVAFAAVDFVREHWTSPDSAELAAAKSVWRAKLAAAWPLSAHVELAAEVAAAEGAPAVAVPFGEETTIEDGRLLVLPHATGTTTGQVPWALGPVWTFLTDGRTGHRVNRWSRLRRLRHDGHALVGCSVLRAGRHDLGGVIWARPTQQEE, encoded by the coding sequence ATGTCGTACCTGCCCGAGCTGGCGGCGTTGCCCGCCGGGGCGCGGGTCGTCATCCGGCTGCCCAACGGTCCTGAGCTCGCGTCCGCGCTGCTGGCCTGCTTCGACCGCGAGCTCGTCGCGGTCCCGCTGGCGCCGCGCGGAACCGACCCCGCCGAGATCGTGCGGCGGGTCCGGGCGAGCGCCGTGGTGGAGCAGGTCGGCGGCGAAGTGGAGGCGCGTGCCACGGGCCTCCCCCTGGAGCACCCGGACGCGGCGGGCCTGGCGTTCATCATGTTCACCTCCGGTTCCACCGGGAGACCGAAAGGCGTCCGGCTCAGCCGTCGCGCGGTGCTCGGCAACGCCGCGAAAACCGCCGTGCTGCACGGGATCTCACCGGACCGCCCACACGGGACATGCCTGCCGCTGTACCACTGCAACGCGCTGGTGATGTCGCTGCTCGGCACGCACCAGACCGGGGCGCCGCTGGTGCTGCACTCGCGGTTCGACCCGGCCGGGTACTTCGCCGCGCTCGCCGCGGGCGGAGCGCGCACCGCGTCGATCGTCCCGGCGCTGCTCGCGGACCTGCTCGACGCCGCACCCGACTGGCCCCCGGAACTCGACTACCTCATCACCGCCGCCGCACCGCTGACCGGCGACCTCGTTCGCCGCTTCCACCGGACCTACGGCCCACGGCTGCGGCAAGGCTACGGGCTCACCGAAGCCGTCAACTTCAGCTTCACCACGCCCCTGCTGGACGCGGCCGGATTCTCCGCGCAATACCTGGACCGGTTCCCGCCGGTCGGGCAAGCCCTGCCGGACACGGAACTGCGGCTGGAATCCGGCGAAGTGCAGATCCGCACCCCCGACCTGATGGACGGCTACTGGGAAGACCCGGCCGCCACCGCCGAAGCCGTCACCGACGACGGCTGGCTGCGCACCGGCGACCTCGGCGAACTGCGCGACGGGCTGCTCGTGCTGCACGGGCGCACCAAGGAACGGATCAACCGGGGCGGCGAGAAGCACTACCCGCTGGAAGTCGAACGCGGCTGGCGCGCCGACGGCCTCACCGGGCGCTTCGCCGCCGTCGGCGTCGCCGAACCCGCGCTGGGCCAAGAGATCGGCCTCGTCACCGACGACGCGGAAGTGGGCGCCGTCCAAGACCTCTGCGAACGGACCGCGCTGCGCCCCGCGGCGCTGCGGTTCGGCGGATACCGCGCCACCGCCACCGGAAAGCCGCAGCGATCCAAGATGGGAGCCACGCTCGCCGCCCGGCGGCTCGCCCCCGGGCGCTACGAACGGCTGCTGCAGCACGCCGCCGTCGCCGCCCGCCGGATGCACGCCGCCGCGCCCGGAACCGACGAGCTCGCCGCACTCGCCGCGCTCGCCCCGCCGACCGCGACGGCCGAAGACGACGTGGCGTTCGCCGCCGTCGACTTCGTCCGCGAGCACTGGACGAGCCCCGACAGCGCCGAACTGGCAGCGGCGAAATCCGTGTGGCGCGCCAAGCTCGCCGCCGCCTGGCCGCTGTCGGCCCACGTCGAACTCGCCGCGGAAGTCGCCGCGGCCGAAGGCGCCCCCGCCGTGGCCGTCCCGTTCGGCGAAGAGACCACCATCGAAGACGGGCGGCTGCTGGTGCTGCCGCACGCCACCGGAACCACCACCGGCCAAGTGCCCTGGGCGCTCGGTCCCGTGTGGACGTTCCTCACCGACGGCAGGACCGGCCACCGGGTGAACCGGTGGAGCAGGCTGCGCCGGCTCCGGCACGACGGACACGCCCTCGTCGGCTGCTCCGTGCTGCGCGCCGGACGGCACGACCTCGGCGGCGTCATCTGGGCCCGCCCGACCCAGCAGGAGGAATGA